In the genome of Corythoichthys intestinalis isolate RoL2023-P3 chromosome 19, ASM3026506v1, whole genome shotgun sequence, one region contains:
- the si:ch211-142k18.1 gene encoding uncharacterized protein si:ch211-142k18.1 isoform X2 produces the protein MRPCWTGVLLALVSMATPTLSQSGDGDYGSGYEAYSPVKAAADEPAKATPNPTLVSRSPVLKDTCSVRFSTRGVSARVLKAQQEEVAYLQAIQHANKAVVENLVQYVGAEMGDQNYEEVIRSNVDGIREDYKTCQEVVEKAEEDLEKQLQGGVLDTLAGMQKIREESASFADMLRATSDIAGRLESSSQTLLATFKQLSEAVKIRS, from the exons ATGCGACCTTGTTGGACAGGTGTTCTGCTAGCCTTGGTTTCCATGGCAACCCCAACACTTAGCCAAAGCGGAGATGGCGATTACGGTTCAGGCTACGAGGCGTATTCTCCCGTAAAAGCTGCCGCCGACGAGCCCGCCAAGGCGACGCCCAATCCCACCTTAGTCTCCCGCTCGCCCGTTCTCAAGGACACCTGCTCGGTCCGCTTCAGCACCCGAGGTGTCTCGGCCCGGGTTCTGAAGGCTCAGCAAGAAGAGGTGGCCTACCTGCAAGCCATCCAGCATGCTAACAAAGCGGTGGTGGAGAATTTGGTGCAATACGTCGGGGCAGAGATGGGGGATCAGAACTATGAGGAGGTGATCCGCTCTAATGTTGACGGAATCCGGGAGGACTACAAGACTTGCCAGGAAGTGGTGGAAAAAGCTGAGGAGGATTTGGAGAAACAACTTCAAGGAGGGGTTCTGGACACACTTGCAGGGATGCAAAA AATCAGAGAAGAGTCCGCGTCCTTCGCGGACATGCTGCGGGCGACGTCGGATATCGCCGGGCGACTGGAGAGCTCGTCGCAAACCCTCCTCGCTACCTTCAAACAGCTGAGCGAGGCGGTCAAAATCCGGAGCTGA
- the si:ch211-142k18.1 gene encoding uncharacterized protein si:ch211-142k18.1 isoform X1, translated as MADFVTLWAEIKSSFDEEVTMRPCWTGVLLALVSMATPTLSQSGDGDYGSGYEAYSPVKAAADEPAKATPNPTLVSRSPVLKDTCSVRFSTRGVSARVLKAQQEEVAYLQAIQHANKAVVENLVQYVGAEMGDQNYEEVIRSNVDGIREDYKTCQEVVEKAEEDLEKQLQGGVLDTLAGMQKIREESASFADMLRATSDIAGRLESSSQTLLATFKQLSEAVKIRS; from the exons GTTACCATGCGACCTTGTTGGACAGGTGTTCTGCTAGCCTTGGTTTCCATGGCAACCCCAACACTTAGCCAAAGCGGAGATGGCGATTACGGTTCAGGCTACGAGGCGTATTCTCCCGTAAAAGCTGCCGCCGACGAGCCCGCCAAGGCGACGCCCAATCCCACCTTAGTCTCCCGCTCGCCCGTTCTCAAGGACACCTGCTCGGTCCGCTTCAGCACCCGAGGTGTCTCGGCCCGGGTTCTGAAGGCTCAGCAAGAAGAGGTGGCCTACCTGCAAGCCATCCAGCATGCTAACAAAGCGGTGGTGGAGAATTTGGTGCAATACGTCGGGGCAGAGATGGGGGATCAGAACTATGAGGAGGTGATCCGCTCTAATGTTGACGGAATCCGGGAGGACTACAAGACTTGCCAGGAAGTGGTGGAAAAAGCTGAGGAGGATTTGGAGAAACAACTTCAAGGAGGGGTTCTGGACACACTTGCAGGGATGCAAAA AATCAGAGAAGAGTCCGCGTCCTTCGCGGACATGCTGCGGGCGACGTCGGATATCGCCGGGCGACTGGAGAGCTCGTCGCAAACCCTCCTCGCTACCTTCAAACAGCTGAGCGAGGCGGTCAAAATCCGGAGCTGA
- the chrna2b gene encoding neuronal acetylcholine receptor subunit alpha-4 yields MYPKPQFSPGTAFWIGSLLFWHAALCHDKTHSHAEDELFKTLFAGYNKWSRPVPNISDVVIVKFGLSIAQLIDVDEKNQMMTTNVWLKQEWNDYKLRWRPSDYDNVTSIRVPSQLIWVPDIVLYNNADGEFAVTHMTKAHLFHTGAVRWVPPAIYKSSCSIDVTFFPFDQQNCKMKFGSWTYDKAKIDLERLEASVDLNNYWESGEWAIVNAVGTYNTKKYDCCHEIYPDITYLFIIRRLPLFYTINLIIPCLLISCLTVLVFYLPSDCGEKITLCISVLLSLTVFLLLITEIIPSTSLVIPLIGEYLLFTMIFVTLSIVITVFVLNVHHRSPNTHEMPKWVHAVFLEMVPRWLFMRRPAPNARRRRLMTERRRGRAAGCGVSTSDGWRAEDLELGTLASYFAFSPPSPRGPEGVATASDFTLSPAVVHALEGVHYIADHLRAEDADFSVKEDWKYVAMVIDRIFLWMFIIVCLLGTIGLFLPPWLAGMI; encoded by the exons ATGTACCCAAAACCACAGTTCTCACCCGGGACGGCTTTTTGGATCGGCTCGCTGCTCTTCTGGCACGCAG CGCTGTGTCATGATAAGACACACTCACACGCCGAGGACGAGCTCTTCAAGACGCTGTTCGCCGGCTACAACAAGTGGTCCCGACCCGTGCCCAATATCTCCGACGTGGTCATCGTCAAGTTCGGACTTTCCATCGCGCAGCTAATCGACGTG GATGAGAAGAATCAAATGATGACGACCAACGTTTGGCTCAAGCAG GAATGGAACGACTACAAACTTCGTTGGAGGCCGTCAGATTACGACAACGTGACGTCCATCCGAGTTCCGTCGCAACTCATTTGGGTTCCGGATATCGTCCTATATAATAA TGCAGACGGTGAGTTCGCGGTGACCCACATGACCAAAGCTCACCTCTTCCACACGGGAGCGGTACGCTGGGTCCCCCCCGCCATCTACAAGAGCTCGTGCAGCATCGACGTCACCTTCTTCCCGTTCGACCAGCAGAACTGCAAGATGAAGTTCGGCTCGTGGACCTACGACAAAGCCAAAATCGACCTGGAGCGTCTGGAGGCCTCGGTGGACCTCAACAATTACTGGGAGAGCGGCGAGTGGGCCATCGTCAACGCGGTGGGCACCTACAACACCAAAAAGTACGACTGCTGCCACGAGATCTACCCGGACATCACGTACTTGTTCATCATTCGCCGTTTGCCGCTCTTCTACACCATCAACTTGATCATCCCGTGCCTGCTCATCTCTTGCCTGACCGTGCTGGTCTTCTACCTGCCGTCCGATTGTGGCGAGAAGATCACGCTGTGCATCTCGGTGCTGCTCTCACTCACCGTCTTCCTCCTGCTCATCACTGAGATCATCCCGTCCACGTCGCTGGTCATCCCGCTTATCGGCGAGTACCTGCTCTTCACCATGATCTTCGTCACGCTCTCCATCGTCATCACCGTCTTCGTCCTCAACGTGCACCACCGCTCGCCCAACACGCACGAGATGCCCAAGTGGGTCCACGCCGTCTTTTTGGAGATGGTGCCCAGGTGGCTGTTCATGAGAAGGCCGGCGCCCAACGCCAGACGGAGGAGGTTGATGACGGAGAGGAGGCGGGGCAGGGCGGCGGGGTGCGGGGTCAGCACCTCGGACGGGTGGAGAGCCGAGGATTTGGAGCTGGGGACTTTGGCGTCGTATTTCGCCTTCAGCCCGCCGTCGCCGAGGGGCCCGGAAGGAGTCGCGACCGCGTCGGACTTTACGCTATCGCCCGCCGTGGTGCACGCGCTTGAAGGGGTGCACTACATCGCAGACCACCTGAGGGCCGAGGACGCCGATTTTAGC GTAAAAGAAGACTGGAAGTATGTCGCCATGGTGATCGACCGCATCTTCCTGTGGATGTTCATCATCGTGTGCCTGCTGGGCACTATCGGTCTCTTCCTGCCTCCTTGGCTGGCCGGCATGATCTAA